ggcactttaacattgagagttgggtcatctagacccattgaaccttttttcagtgatttgtgatcttcactggtgtccatggattacatgaaatcctctccacctttatccacctttgtcatggtagggagaacatggcTGAGTTCTTAGACTTTCACCAGTCATCAGGTTGTTATTTGCTTTTGTCAGGCTTGATAAGTTTCTTTTTCCCTTTAACAGAAACACTTTGCTGCCACTTGCTGGTTCAAACTGTCCATCGACAGGCTGCCTTCTATTGGTTATTCCTCAAATGAATCATGTAGATGCCCTACTGAGTTTATTGATATAAACTTTCTTTTGACAGCTATTACACTTAAGTTAAGAAGCCACATTACATAAACATTAAAGGATATGTTTTGTCACAGGCTGAATTTACACACTACATGCACAGTGTGccgtttttctaaaaaaacacatttttacccctTTAATCGCTCAGTATtggttttctttattaaaacacCTTTAACATAAATACTGCAGTTTGCTGCAATTATctactaaaaatatttttggcatCATgaactgaagtaaaaaaataccACTGATTTGTAAGATAGACCAATCATTTATATTCTTAATTATTAAAAAGTATAATTTATGCTCTCACCAAACTGCAAACATAGATttctcaaacacacattaaaCCTTGTCTATCAATAGAGAagcttttgattttattttgttcaacaCCTATTGCACAAGTAGTTTATTTAAGTGTATTACACATGTAACAGAATACATGAAATTTACCGGTACTATTCAATACTATCAATAtaaagtaaacttaaaaatgtttcacttttgtCTCATTCAGTTAGTACATTTTCACTACATGTTCATGGTCTATGGTATAATTACTCTGCTTTCAAGATtcataattcattttatttgtcattttcattGTAACAATGAAATTGCTTACCTAAACTCAAATATGCGTGACAAAATAAACTTCAGGTCTACTACCCGTTGTATAAAGCAGTACACCTTTAGTCTTTTTCATTAACTATACTTGAGGATAAGTATAGACAGCATAATAATACTGTATGTACAGTGTGTAAGTTTACAATAAATAGACAGCATATGAAAAGTAAACAAGATAACAAATAGTACAAAAATGATCATATTGACTAcaccgattttttttttaacttaaaaattgttcaaatatcAAATAAGTTTTTCGGTTAAATTTCATGTTATTaaatttttacacacaaaaaaaagaaaggaaaaaaaatcagcggAAGTGCTTTGGTGGGCGGTGCCCATTTGACCGGAAACCGGAAGTAGATGAATGAACCAAGGTCGGTGTGTAACTTGTTACATCCCAAATCAACGAGTGCAAATTCAGAGGTATCTCTGGGATTTAAACTGAAGGGGTAACTAACTTTCAcaccgttttttatttttaacttggtGAGTCAAATTATCTTTTGAGGATAAACGAAACCGTTGTTGTGTTGAGTTAGCATAAATCTTTTTTACCTGCAGAAGTTATCGTTACCCACTGTCACTCAGTGGATTTATTTGTCCACAGACATGTAGTCATGTCACTGCCTGCCAAAAGATGCTaatattttaaattcaattatttttagcctaaaaatctggaaaagattttctaaaatgttgtcACTGCTTTaataagacagaaaataagttGTTAGCCAACACACAGTTATGTTTTTTCCAGCTTCCCCATATGACTACAAAATGAGACGGCCTGCCTTCTGCCTCCTACGCCACTTCGCCTTTCCCTCACTTTCAGTCCACAAGGTCACCAGGACCTGCTACCCTCATCCAGGGGTCCTCCCAGCTCCCCTGCTGTGTTACAAGAGCAGCATCCCGGGTCACAGCTGTCCCCACAGGAGGACCGTGAGCAGCACCGCTGACAGACACTACACACAGGAGCTGAGCGGGCCGGAGCAAAGGCTGCTGAACAGACTCTTTGATGGGCTGGTCTCAGGGCAGCGGGCGTCTCTAGCAGAGTCCATCACTTTGGTGGAGACCCAGCATTCCAGGAAGAAGGAGCTGGCTcaggtgctgctgcagagggTGCTGGCGTACAGCCGGACGCAGGAGAGCTGCAACGGAGGCAGGCCAGTGGCTTTCAGAGTAGGTACGTGTGCTTGgaacaattcatttttataGTACTCTGATAGGGTTCTGAGGATAGTTATATGAAAGTGAGCTGGCATAGTGAGTACCATTCACCACATTCTGCTGTGGAGGGTGCACTTTAACCTAAAATGTctgatattttttgtttgtatgtggTTCTGTCCCTCCTGACACTATGTATTTTCTATCAGGATTGAACTCTATAGATGTCAGACCTCAAccactgtgtgaatgtgtgggaaAAACTTTGCATGATTTCATCATTTAAACACTTTGTGTTCAAATATTTCATTACAAAAAGATGATTCTGTATTAAGCTCAAGTCTTGATTTTCTGCCTGACTGAAATGCAGCCTAACAATCTGAGTGCACGACGTGGaacgattcattttaatgatCCGATTCCTGTCATTTGTGATTAACGATAAGCTTCACAGTcgtttttggttcttttgaacgatccgattcactgacctaacaTTGATCTTTAGCTAAAACTTCAACCAgagtgactcagagataaatacctggtacagaacagagcaggtgaagttttccagattccttgtatttcttgcaagataatcaagtgtaaattaaatatgtaaacaaacaagaattaatgtcaaatctattcacattttagcttcctaaagttcagcccactgttgtttttccactttaaaataatccaaactgaaaattcttagaacattctagcatactatatggtcacatgtctttgctaaattcaaagtgtttccacacattggactggaatgatggactgatcgtCACATACGTGTTGTCTGTTGTGATGGAACTTGGTTGTTTTTCCCTTATatcaaaataaacctactgtgtttcactccaaacaacattttccaatattgattatCGATTGATCTCATTTTGAAGATTCCGGTCTGTTGAGggtcttcattttttaaatgcattttgttattaacagtcagatttttttaggtttcattTGTTTAAACTGGTCTTATGCACATTTAGTGAGTTGTGGATTTCTCAAATAAACCATCAGTAAGTTTGATGAGTGGGCTGAACGGCGGTGAAGGGGTTATCTCTCTCACCTAACAGTgagtggttcaaatccctgccaggacctttctgtgtggagtttgcaggtTCTCCCGGTGCATGTGTAGGTTTTTCTTtagcttcctcccacaatccaaaaacatgcttcataggtaaaTTGAAGGCAACCTGTCCGGGGTGTACCCTGCCTGTGCCCAAAGGTAGCTGGATTTGACCCCAGCAACCCCGGAAGGGATTCAGAAAAGGGTTGGATGAGTGCTCTTTCTCTGTTCTGATTTGTCAGGGCTTTCTGGTCCCCCTGGTGCTGGGAAGTCATCCTTCATTGAGGTAGTGGGGAAAATGTTAACGGGGCGTGGTCACAAAGTGGCTGTCCTGGCTGTTGACCCGTCCTCATGCACCACAGGAGGTAACATCTGACCACACTTTTTGTCAGAACTAATGCAAAGTTTgtcacgttttttttaaagagttgaCACCTTTCATCTACATCACAGTTTCATGAGTTCTTCTCCTAATTAGCTCTTTAAGCAGAAGTCATTCACCGACTCCAATGCTTCTGCAGGCTCCCTGCTGGGCGATAAAACTCGCATGACTGAGCTTTCTCGAGACATGAATGCTTTTATCAGACCGTCGCCGACCTCAGGGACGCTCGGCGGTGTCACCAGAACCACTAATGAGGCCATTGTTCTCTGTGAGGGGGCGGGCTACGACGTGATCCTCGTGGAGACCGTAGGTGAGCCTCATCCCAAATGTCCTTCCTCCGCCGCAGCATCATGTTTATTAGCCTAAAGATAATTGTAATGTTGTTTGGACGGCTTCATAAAAAGTAGGAAGTAGCTGTCCAAAAAGGATTCGCGGTACTTCTGACTCTCTTGCGGTCTTGAGTGAAACTATTAGGGACGAATTTGTGCCAGTCTCATCTGCGCATcagaactgcttttttttttttcaaggaggAAATTTATTCACTGTGAGGAATCTCAAGTTTGTCCAAGCTCATGATTattcaaaagcattttttcagcttttcagGAAGTCTTGATTAAAATTTGCATGATTTTACTCTCACTGTACAGGCGTGCAACAGAATATGTGCTAATGTAACCGATCAGGAGACTTAATTAGATTGAGGAGGGGGGGTATGAATAAATTTAGATTGACatgatttatttgttcatttctaGGCAGCAacaatatgtatatatatatatatatttttttttttttttcccaggtgTCGGACAGTCTGAATTTGCTGTAGCCGACATGGTGGACATGTTTGTGCTTCTGAttccaccagcagggggcgatgAACTCCAGGTGGGTTCGAGGaacatcacctttttttttttttcctcaaacctCTGGTCTTGTTCAGCGGCGGACGAGACATGGAGCTTTGAGGGTTTATGTATATCACTCATGTTTGTTCTCTGTTGTAATGGCTGAAAATGAAACTGCATCAATTTATCATAATTGTATTTAACAACCTGGAGTTTAATGTAAAAACATCAGCGTTTGActcaaatctttttatttctgtctctCCTTCCTAATGTGATCAATCCGCTTTTTTAGGACCGCCCACATTGTCCAACAAGCCGTCACAAGAATCCAGAAGttattttttgctcttttataaAGCAACAGACAAGTATCTCATTTTTCTGACCTTTTATAGAAACAAACTTGCAtttatttctgatgctttgctttgctttcatGCAGACGTATTTGTCTTCTTCGCTCTCACTCTTGTGACACATAGGGTCATACTTTGATCAGGACGGCGATGAACGAAGCGGATAAACAGTTTTCGGTCAGAGTTGTCTGCCTGCAGATATCAGTTCTTTTGTAAACTGATCTTGCTTTTTTGTGCTgagaacaaacatgtttttgtttattcattgtAGATGTAGAACACAATGCCCTTTAACTTTCTGAATCCTACAAAATAGTTGATTTCCACTAAATTGATAGTCCAGGACGTGTTTTTCCTTCATCTTCTCTATAAAACCATCTGCAATCTGAAACATTTGACGTCTTTCTTTAAACCATTTCGAATGTTCATATATCTCTGATGtcgtttcctttttcttctatGCATTTTCTGGCCCTATATAACTATAAAGGCCCacagtgctttacagtcacagctcCATTCACTCACTGATGGCTGAAtgtgccaacctataaccaccagcaGTATCCCCCAGATACACATAgtacagatttaaaatatttgcatAAGTAAAGTGTGGTGAAGAACAACAGAAGAGCTGAAACATAAAAGATGACGTCTATAAACTGGACAGGCAGTAAAGAAACCAGACCTAAAGTGTGGTTTTAAAGCTTAGGTCTTTGTCCAGGGCATCAAGAGGGGCATCATTGAGAGGGCAGACCTGGTTGTGGTGACAAAGTCAGATGGTGACCTTGTGGTGCCGGCCAGAAGAATCCAGACGGATTACACCAGCGCGCTGAAGCTGCTGAGGAGAAGGACTAAATCCTGGAACACTAAGGTGTGTGAATTTGCTGGTTCAGATGAGACTTTCTTTTTTACCACTTGCAGTTTCCTGTTGATTATTTCAAACACACTGTGATCAGAATGATCACGACGGTGTTTCACCACACAAACTGCACTTAAACCGCACAGCAGCCTGTGAAACTGGAAGAGCTCACAGTAACATTGTGCTGAGCTGAAAGCATCACAAAAATCTGAAATCGCCGGCAGCTTCATCCTTCAGGGTCAGCCTTGTGTTTGTTATTTATGAATGTGAACCAGGCTGCCCCACAAGCAAACCTCTGAAATGGCATATCAGCTTTGTAAACTCTTCCTGTCCTGGGAAACAAACGGACAAAGGAAAACTCTGAAACTCCATCTTCAAACTCAGaacaaaaaatcctgtttttttaaaagaactttcTGGTTGGACAGTGGAGCAGATTTCTTTCTAACTGTATTTGAAACTGTTCACTTTTGTGGGCAAAGAGAGATGATGTTTTCTGGTGAATAATAGACGtcagcaaaaagtaaaaaagcgaCTCTAAGATGAAAGTGCCATGCAGCCCAAACCTGGAAGACATTTCAGATGTTGGCAGTTCCCCAGACAACAGATTAGTTCCACACAtagaagctttttgttttttg
The sequence above is a segment of the Oryzias latipes chromosome 1, ASM223467v1 genome. Coding sequences within it:
- the mmaa gene encoding methylmalonic aciduria type A protein, mitochondrial; translation: MRRPAFCLLRHFAFPSLSVHKVTRTCYPHPGVLPAPLLCYKSSIPGHSCPHRRTVSSTADRHYTQELSGPEQRLLNRLFDGLVSGQRASLAESITLVETQHSRKKELAQVLLQRVLAYSRTQESCNGGRPVAFRVGLSGPPGAGKSSFIEVVGKMLTGRGHKVAVLAVDPSSCTTGGSLLGDKTRMTELSRDMNAFIRPSPTSGTLGGVTRTTNEAIVLCEGAGYDVILVETVGVGQSEFAVADMVDMFVLLIPPAGGDELQGIKRGIIERADLVVVTKSDGDLVVPARRIQTDYTSALKLLRRRTKSWNTKVVHASSYTSEGIPEVWAKMESYRHAMLSSGELQDRRRAQQKVWMWTLIQENVLCHFQNHPKVKEALPDLEEKVTRGVVSPGLAADLLLKAFSAQ